The Elusimicrobiota bacterium genome contains the following window.
TGCGACGCCCCGGCCTGGTCCCCGACGGGCGAGTGGATCGCCTTCGCGGGCCGCGCCCACAACAAGGACAAGATGGACATCTTCCTCGTGGACATCACCGGCGGGCAGCTGCGCCAGCTCACTCACGGGGAGGGCTCCAACGAGGACCCGGCCTGGTCGCCAGACGGCCGCTTCCTGGCGTTCTCCTCGACGCGGGGCAAGCGCGCGCAGGTCTGGGTGATGGACGCCGACGGCTCCGCGCCCCGTCTGATGGCCGACGTGCCGGGCTCCAGCGTCACGCCCCACTGGTCCCCCGTCGGCCGATAACGGCGACGGCGATTCACCACAAAGACACAAAGAACGGCAACGGATAAAGAGTTAACGGCAACGCCTATGCCGTTACCATTCTTCCCGTTGCCGTTCTTTGTGTCTTTGTGGTGAAAATCCCGTTTTAGGCGGCGGGAAGGACCAACGTGAAGGTCGCGCCGCGGCCGGCGCCGGCGCTGTCGACCTCGACCGTGCCGCCGTGCTTCTGCGCGATGCGCAGCGCGGCCGACAGGCCGAGGCCGGACCCGTCCTTCTTCGTCGTGAAGAAGGGCTGGAAGATCTTCTCGAGGTCGCCGCGCTCCACGCCCGCGCCGTCGTCTTCGACGCTCAGCCGGTGGCGGCCGCCGAGGGTCCGGGCCGATACCCGGACGCGCCCGTTGCGCGAGGAGGCTTCGACGGCGTTCTGCAGGAGCGCGTGCAGCGCCTCCTGGACGAGCGACTCGTCGCCCCGCGTCTTCATCGGCCGCTCGAGCCCCGAGGTCTCGAGCTTGAGCCGGCGGTCGGCGGCCTGAGGACCGATCAACTTCAGGGCCCGCTCCACGGGCACGCGCAGGTCGAGGGACTCGATGTCCATCTCCTCGATGCGCCCGAGGTCGAGCAGGTTCTTGAGGATCTCCTTGCAGCGCTGGACCTCCTCGGCGATCTGGGCCAGCTCCTTGAGCGTCTTCGGGTCGTCCCCGTGGCGGTGCGCGGCCACCTCGGCGTTGACGGCGATGGTGGTCAGCGGCCCCTTGATGCGGTGCGCGACCTCGGCGGCGACGCGCCCGAGCGTCGCCAGGCGCTCGACTTGGATCAGGCGCTCGTCGTAGCGCCGCTTGTCCTCCTCCTGCGCCACCTGGGAGTCGCGGGCGAGGATGGCCAGGACCGCCGCGGAGACCACCAGGAAGAGGGCCCGCAGCCAGAACACGGGGCTTTGGGGGACCCAGGCGCCGGGCTGCCACCAGTGGATGAAGTACAGGGCGATGGTCACCGCCGCCACGACGAGGCTTTGGCGCGCGCTCCGCGTCAGCGCCGAGCCGAAGACGATCAAGGTGTAGATGAGGAACAGCTCCGTGCGCGGCTGGATCCACCTCAGGATCACGGTCGCGAGCACGGCGTCCGAGAGGAAAAGACCGGCCTGGAACCAGCCGCGCGCGAGCGTCGAGTCCGGGACGACGCGGATCAAGGTCATCGAGGACGCGAGATAGGCGAGCAGGACGAACAGCCGGGACACCCAGCCCTCGTGCCCGGGCCCCTGATAAAGGAAGAGCAGGAGGACGACCGACATCAGGAGACCCTGGAAGGCGAAGTAGACGGCCCGGCGTTCAGGGCGCAAGGCGATAGCCGACTTTGGGGACGGTTTGAAGGAGCGACTCCCGCTTGCCGAGCTTCTTGCGCAGGTTCTTGATGTGCGTGTCGAGGCTGCGGGTCTCGACGGCCTCACCGTACGCGGAGGTGTTCTCGATGAGGAACTGGCGCGAGAGAACCTTGCCCGCGTGGCAGAGAAGGAGGAAAAGCACCTCGAACTCGCGGGCCTGGAGCTTGAGCGGCTTGCCGTCGATCTCGGCGAGGCGGGACTCGGCGTCCATGCGCAGGCCGCCGGCCGCCGCCGAGCGGCCGGAGACGGGTCCCGGACCCGCGCGCCGGAGCACCGCCTGGACGCGGGCGAGGAGCTCCATCGCGCCGAACGGCTTGACGACGTAGTCGTCGGCGCCGAGGTTCAGGGCCAGGACCTTGTCGCCCTCGCTCGACATGCCGGTCAGCATGATGACGGGGATCGAACTCGTCGCGGCGTTGGACTTCAAGGACTTGAGCACCACGCGCCCGTCGCCTCCCGGCAGGCGAACGTCGAGCAGGATCAGGTCGGGCTTGGAGTCGATGGCCTCGCCCAGGGCCTTCCCCGGCTCGGAGACCCAGCGCGTGGTGAAGCCGGAGGCCATGGAGAAGGTCTTCTCGATGGCTTCGACGATCTTGGGGTCATCCTCGATGACCAAGACGCGGGGCATGCGCCATCATAGCGAATTCACATTTCAACCACAATTCGCACAGGCGCCCCGCCGGGCGAACTGCTACTCTCGGGACAGCGGTTCGGTCGTTTTCCGCGGGAGAAAAGAATGAAACTCAAAACGTGGCGCGCGCTGAAGCGGCCCCAGGCCGGCTTCACGCTCATCGAGCTGCTCGTCGTCGTCCTCATCATCGGCATCCTGGCCGCGATCGCCGTTCCCCAGTACTTCAAGGTCGTCGAGAAGGGCCGCTTCTCCGAGGCGACGTCCTGCTTCTCCACGCTCAAGGGCGCCCAGGAGCGCGCAAGGCCTTCGCGGCCCCGGCCCTGACCGGCGGCGCGACGTACTCGGCGACCTTGCTGCGCAGCCCCGCGGCCCCGGCCCCGTACGGCGCCTACACCGTGACCTACGTCGGACCCGCCGGCACGCTGAGCTGCAGCCAGACGAACTGCACCACGGACCTGCTGCCCTAACGGCCCGGTCGAGAAAACCCCCCCGGGGCGGCTCGCGCCGCTCCGGGGGTTTTTTTTGCGGTTTCGCGTCGAAATTGTGTTAGACTCCGGCTTGTAGGATATGTCGTCTAGGGGGAGCTATGAGGATGGACATCCACCTTGGAAAACGCGCCCGCTCCGGCTTCACGCTCATCGAGCTGCTCGTCGTCGTCCTCATCATCGGCATCCTGGCCGCGATCGCGGTCCCCCAGTACTTCAAGGTCGTCGAGAAGGGCCGCTTCGCCGAGGCCACCTCCTGCTTCTCCACGCTCAAGGGCGCGCAGGAGCGCTACTACCTGAAGAACAACTCCTACGCGGGCACCCTCGCCGCCCTCGACACCGCCTGCGCCGCGGGCAAGAACTTCGCGGTCCCGGCCCTGACCGGCGGCGCGACCTACTCGGCGACCTTGCTGCGCAGCCCCGCGGCGCCGGCCCCGTACGGCGCCTACACCGTGACCTTCGTCGGGCCGTCCGGCGTGATGACCTGCAGCCAGACCGACTGCGCCACGGACCTCCTGCCTTAAAGCTCCCCCGCTCCCCGGGAGCCGAGGCGAGACTCGGATATGCATTCCGCCAGCGGCATATGAGAATATTTACTTAACAGCCGGCGCGAATTTGTGTATCATGTCGCGCGCTTCTGCTAAAATATTTCATCTGACGCACCGGGAGAGAACAATGAAACGGAACATCAAGCGGTCCACGGCGGGCTTCACCCTCATCGAGCTGCTCGTCGTCGTCCTCATCATCGGCATCCTGGCCGCGATCGCCGTTCCCCAGTACTTCAAGGTCGTCGAGAAGGGCCGCTTCTCCGAGGCGACGTCCTGCTTCTCCACGCTCAAGGGCGCCCAGGAGCGCCGCCACGTACTCGGCGACCTTGCTGCGCAGCCCCGCGGCCCCGGCCCCGTACGGCGCCTACACCGTGACCTACGTCGGACCCGCCGGCACGCTGAGCTGCAGCCAGACGAACTGCACCACGGACCTGCTGCCTTAATAGAGCGCGTTCGAGACGGGAGAAAAGCCGCGCGGGTCGCCTACCGCGCGGCTTCTTCTTTGAGCAGGGCCTCGCGGAGCTGGCCGCGGGCGGGAGCGAAGCCGGGGTCGAGGGCGACCGCGCGGCTCCAGAAGGTCACGGGGCCGCTCCAATGCCGGACCTCGCGCCTCGAGCCCGCGATCAAGGCCAGCCCCAGCGCGCAGGCGACGGCCAGCGCGCGGCCGCCGCGGACCGCGGACCCGGCGAGCACGAAGAAGGCGATGCAGCCCAGGTAGCCGTAGGCCAGGTAGACGTAGACCATCCCGTCCTGCGCGCCGAGCGCCGGCGGCAGCACCGCCGCCGCGTAGAAGACCCCCGCGAGCGGCAGCGCGGGCCGGCGGCGGCGCTGGAGCCACAGGGCGGCCGCGGCGGCGGCGGTCAGGCCGAGGACGGCCCAGGCGGGCGGCCACGGCCGGCTCCAGCCGCCCTGAAGGCCGTAGACCGCGAGATAGTCCCGAGGCCACAGCAAGGCCCGGGGATACAGCCAGAGGGCGCGCGCGGCCGCGACCGGGGCGAAGGACGGCTCGTAGAGCTCGCGGCTCTTGGCCAGCTGCGTGATCGAGGCCGCCGCCACGGCGAGGAGGACGAACGGGACCTTCTCGGCCCATACGCCGACGCGCGCGCGGTCGAACATATCCCCGGGCCTCGCCCGCAGCCGCCCGAGCGGCCAATAATCCAGCGCGACGAGCACGAGAGGAAGGCTGAGGCTCCGCCAGCGGAAGAGCAAGGAGACCGCGTAAAGGCCGAACACGGCCGCGAGGCGGGCTCGGCCGGTCCCGCCCAGATAGACGGTCACGGCGATCAGGAAGCACGCGGTCGAGAGCATGTCCGGGAGCTCGATGGCCCAGGCGACCGTGTTGACCTGGATGGGATGCACGCAGAACAAGAGGGCCGCGGCGAACGCCGGGACGTCCGGCTTCGGGTCCCCCGCCGCGCGGAACAGGCGCCGGGAGGCCGCGAACAGCGCGACGCCGGCGAGCCAGTGCGCGGCGATGTTCGCCGCGTGAAAGGCCGCCGGGTCGAGCCCGGCGAGGGAGAACACCGAGGCGAACGCCGCCCAGCCCAGCGGCATGTAGGTGGTCAGGTGGGTGGAGAGGAACATCCAGCGCAGGCGCGCGGCGTCGAGGCCGCGGATGCCGGCGTTCTCGACGATCAGCGCGAAGTCGTCGAAGACGAAGCCGTGCCCGAGGATGGGCCAGAACGCCGCGAGGACCGCCAGGAGGAGCACCGCCGCGACCGAGACGTCGAGGAGCCGGCCGCGCGGGAGCTTCATGCGAAAAAATCTACCATTTCGCGGCTAGGCCCATTGTCCCGATAATAAAGGGACCAAGGACCCTTCATGCCCGGCGCGCGCTTTCGTAATATCGGGGCATGAGCCAACTCCCTCTTCGCCGAGCCGTCGCCGCCGCCCTCTCCCTTTCCCTCGTCTCCACCTGCCCCGGGCTGGCCCCTTACGCCGCCGCGCAGTCCATCCGCACCGCGCCCGCCGCGACCGCGACGAGCGCCGCCCCGGCGATGTCCCCCGTCTCCGCCCTCGGCGGAGCCTCGTTCTCGGTTCCTTCCTTAATGCCCTCCGCGCTGGGCCTCACCGCGAGCCTCGGGGCCCCCGCCGCCGCCCCCGCTCCCGCCGTCCTCGCGCCCGCGGCCGCCGCCAAGGCCCTCGCGGTCCCCTCCGCCCTGACCGCCGCGGCCGCTCCCGTCGCGGCGCCCGCGGTCACGCGTCCCGCCGCCCTCGCCAGGACCGTCTCCGCCGCCGCGAAGGAGACCGTGACCGCGCTCGAGGAGGCCGGCCCGATCGCGAACGCCTCCCCCGCCTCCGCCAGCGGCGTCGGCCAAAAGCTCGAGGACATCCTGACGGGCGCGCCGGCCCTGCGCCGCGGCTCGGACGTCTCCGCCCCCGCCGTCGGCGAGCGCGTGGGCCTCGGCGACTCGGGCCTGCTCGCGCGTCCCGCGGGCGACTCGATCCGCGCCGCCGTCGCCGCGTCCGTCCAGGAGTCCGACATCCCGACGCCGCCCGCGGGCAAGGCTCCCGCCCCGCGCGCGCCCAAGGGCCCGTTCTGGCCGCGCCTGCTCTCCGCCGGTCTCGCGCTCGCCCCCGCCGTCTTCCTCGGCCTGCCCCTGCTCGCCGCGTCGGCCTACCTCGTCGGCGGCCTCGTGATCGCGACGAGCGTGGCACTCGCCGTCATGCCTTTCTTGAGCGAGGCCTCTCCGAAGGCCCTGCGCGCCGCGCCCGGCCTGGCGCTCTCCGCCCTCGGCGTCGCCTCCGCCGGCGTGGCTCTCTCCTTGTCTTTCGGCCTCGGCGTAGCCGTCGCCCCCGCCTTGATCTGGACCGGCGCGCTCGCGATCATAGGCGGCTGGGGCCTGACCCGCTACGGCCTCGGCAAGACCGAGGGCCGCTACGGCTCCTACGGCTCGGTCGAGACGCTCTCCGCCTTCTTCGGCGGCCTCGCCGCGATGACGGGCGTAGCGCTCGCCGCGTCCACCCCGCTCGGCTGGACCGCGACCGCCGTCCTCTGGGTCTCCTACCCGCTGGCGACCTTGCTCTGGTTCCACCTGCCGGGCTGGGTGGGCAAGGGCATGACCGCCGCCGTCGAAGGCCTGTGGCACGGCATCCTCGGCATGACGCGCGTGCTCACCGCGATCCACCGCGACACCGTCCTCTTCGACCGCCTGTCGAAGTTCAGCGAGCGGCATTGGAACGCGTCCAAGTGGAATGGAGTCTGGCTCGCCGTGATGTGGACGCCGATCATGCTCGCCGAGGCCGTGATGTACGCGCTGTCCGGCGTCGCCGGCCTGGCGGTCGGCCTGGTCGCCGCGCCCGTCAATTTCCTGTGGGGCGCCTCCGCGAAGCTGCGGCCCGGCTCCAAGACGAACGTCTACTTCGCGGAGTCAGCCCGCCTCGTCTTCGACAACGTGCAGAACGGCAAGGTCGCGCGCTTCAACCCGCTCGAGGCCAAGCTGATCCCGCTCGCCAACTCGCCCAAGTTCTTCGTGAGCGCCGCCGGCTCGCTGGGCATCCGCGCGCTGCAGTTGGGCTGGCTCGTCTACGCCGCGGTCGCGACCCCGCTCCTCTCCGTCGCGGGCTTGATCCTCGCCTT
Protein-coding sequences here:
- a CDS encoding ATP-binding protein, encoding MRPERRAVYFAFQGLLMSVVLLLFLYQGPGHEGWVSRLFVLLAYLASSMTLIRVVPDSTLARGWFQAGLFLSDAVLATVILRWIQPRTELFLIYTLIVFGSALTRSARQSLVVAAVTIALYFIHWWQPGAWVPQSPVFWLRALFLVVSAAVLAILARDSQVAQEEDKRRYDERLIQVERLATLGRVAAEVAHRIKGPLTTIAVNAEVAAHRHGDDPKTLKELAQIAEEVQRCKEILKNLLDLGRIEEMDIESLDLRVPVERALKLIGPQAADRRLKLETSGLERPMKTRGDESLVQEALHALLQNAVEASSRNGRVRVSARTLGGRHRLSVEDDGAGVERGDLEKIFQPFFTTKKDGSGLGLSAALRIAQKHGGTVEVDSAGAGRGATFTLVLPAA
- a CDS encoding response regulator transcription factor; translation: MPRVLVIEDDPKIVEAIEKTFSMASGFTTRWVSEPGKALGEAIDSKPDLILLDVRLPGGDGRVVLKSLKSNAATSSIPVIMLTGMSSEGDKVLALNLGADDYVVKPFGAMELLARVQAVLRRAGPGPVSGRSAAAGGLRMDAESRLAEIDGKPLKLQAREFEVLFLLLCHAGKVLSRQFLIENTSAYGEAVETRSLDTHIKNLRKKLGKRESLLQTVPKVGYRLAP